A DNA window from Streptomyces canus contains the following coding sequences:
- a CDS encoding Ohr family peroxiredoxin: MTERIHLPDLSIEKDYDGASFSPIYTTTVTVHGGAVSHGRASGKARSSDGALDLDLRMPAELGGDGQGTNPEQLFAAGFAACYHGALSLVARREELDPSTISVEATVAFGRDPADGGYLLQVDLVVKWPGIDREIAAPLLETADSLCPYARMAWQGTPTTITLAP, from the coding sequence GTGACCGAGCGGATCCACTTGCCCGATCTGTCCATCGAGAAGGACTACGACGGGGCGTCCTTCTCTCCCATTTACACCACGACGGTGACCGTACACGGCGGCGCGGTCTCACACGGTCGGGCCTCGGGCAAGGCACGTTCGTCGGACGGAGCCTTGGACCTCGATCTGCGCATGCCGGCCGAACTCGGAGGGGACGGTCAGGGCACGAACCCTGAGCAGTTGTTCGCAGCCGGCTTCGCGGCCTGTTACCACGGAGCCCTGAGCCTGGTGGCCCGGCGGGAGGAACTCGATCCCTCCACGATCTCGGTGGAAGCAACCGTCGCCTTCGGGCGGGATCCGGCGGACGGTGGCTACCTGCTCCAGGTTGATCTGGTGGTGAAGTGGCCTGGCATCGACCGCGAGATCGCGGCTCCCCTGCTCGAGACGGCCGACTCGTTGTGCCCCTACGCAAGGATGGCGTGGCAGGGAACCCCGACCACCATCACACTGGCCCCGTAG